The following coding sequences are from one Leptolyngbya sp. NIES-3755 window:
- a CDS encoding hypothetical protein (similar to AA sequence:cyanobase_aa:cce_1866), whose product MIAPRVFGRLQTETIGGKAQPQTLEEWAIADFKSSGITAEMTSINIQTIEGDEAVQVLSEYAIAQSQSVQYVTRSAQSILRRYENAALGGWVAYGSTIDGDRGEVAYFKPRVPRIDFEKRKKIKYETPGKCEALPILPFVSEAVARKIFEKHGVTPLESESFWRTVKRCNLPIYLTEGLKKAVLLTQQGYPAIALRGVANWHPKGSKELFPILREFATRGRQVTIVFDQDEKPKTVRNVGYQIRQLGQILQNLGCKVSVATWDSADGKGIDDAFVHKGADWLDQTIAASLTLDEWKKCGLTRQYFENICRLKTLQITPDRDSTGDYLPELPSEIPIGSITAIAANMGAGKSHTGINQTVKRWIQNGGNVLRLDPLLSLGAQGSRLSDIPHSSDYDLSDSEGYRLFCRDISARHGAAVCFNSLHRIPDWFVVERPLLLVLDEINQGLDYLIEGKTLGSKHGEILDRFSEVCFVCGASGAIISAEAEIHPRSIELLKTYSHSKNVRYFRHFRQNQPWEVTLGSGDLSGFIDGILTPARKLIVTDAQASGKRIERRLAREFPEKKIVRIDSETNRGGFFAEFFDDPNEWLEQNQPDFLICSPSVKTGVSITWEGFESVHGYFVGAIDPDGWAQMLGRYRPNVPRFVCCPKFVVTFGDESLIYPRAIDRTLNQTKQAFSAHFAIGALAETDDRKVAVLVAAQSYYSEMSALRGAQKAIAREYLISVLTEAGHTITIEEWGKNSDEQKVLSQIQNEIDTEDARKWADSPVCESIDAAQKILSSECSLEDEIKALKTLSCERFPDIDFDDFENCLWILIKRRGKLGRGAEIQAAIENIAATKELDRESIETICRDELGMVHRLPKRYVRAQLLKQSGVLQLADRGVEFSNSDPRCIAIQQWAVNHAKQLRYYFGLTIAPEYTDSKGRKQHTPVDVCGKLLKKIGLKSVAIRTKGKRGEQERVYTVAIDRVSKSHQDTAWEYRDKALVAARERLSLIVPSEDTSTDETRAESPNRAELQNHKIESEQDFERSYSQDFRRRSA is encoded by the coding sequence ATGATTGCGCCTAGGGTATTTGGCAGGCTGCAAACCGAAACGATCGGCGGGAAAGCCCAGCCCCAAACTTTAGAAGAATGGGCGATCGCTGACTTCAAATCGAGCGGCATTACCGCCGAAATGACCTCGATTAATATTCAGACGATTGAAGGCGATGAGGCTGTTCAAGTTCTGTCTGAGTATGCGATCGCGCAATCTCAAAGCGTCCAATACGTCACGCGATCGGCTCAATCAATCCTCAGACGCTACGAGAATGCGGCTCTAGGTGGATGGGTCGCTTATGGTTCAACGATCGACGGAGATCGAGGTGAGGTTGCTTACTTCAAGCCGAGAGTTCCGAGAATCGACTTTGAGAAACGCAAGAAAATCAAATACGAAACCCCCGGAAAGTGCGAGGCTCTACCGATTCTGCCGTTTGTTTCCGAAGCAGTGGCGCGAAAGATTTTCGAGAAACATGGCGTTACCCCATTAGAAAGCGAGTCATTCTGGAGAACCGTTAAACGCTGCAACCTGCCGATATATCTCACTGAGGGACTGAAGAAAGCTGTTCTGCTCACTCAGCAAGGATATCCAGCGATCGCACTGCGAGGAGTCGCGAACTGGCATCCTAAAGGCAGTAAAGAGCTATTCCCGATTCTGCGAGAATTCGCCACTAGGGGACGGCAAGTCACGATCGTCTTTGACCAAGACGAGAAACCGAAGACTGTTAGGAACGTCGGCTATCAAATTCGGCAATTGGGGCAAATTCTTCAAAATCTTGGCTGCAAAGTTTCGGTTGCGACTTGGGACAGTGCAGACGGTAAAGGGATTGACGACGCTTTTGTACACAAGGGCGCGGACTGGTTAGATCAGACGATCGCGGCTTCCCTCACCCTTGACGAGTGGAAGAAATGCGGATTGACTCGGCAGTATTTCGAGAATATTTGCAGGCTTAAGACCCTGCAAATCACCCCAGACCGTGATAGCACAGGCGATTATCTGCCTGAGTTGCCTAGCGAAATTCCAATTGGCTCGATTACTGCGATCGCAGCAAACATGGGTGCTGGCAAATCTCACACGGGAATCAATCAGACTGTGAAGCGCTGGATTCAGAACGGCGGCAACGTCTTGAGGCTCGATCCGCTTCTGTCGCTTGGGGCGCAAGGATCGCGGCTCTCAGATATCCCCCACAGTTCCGACTACGATTTGAGTGACAGCGAGGGATATCGGCTTTTCTGCCGAGATATTTCAGCGCGTCACGGGGCAGCAGTTTGTTTTAACTCTCTCCATAGAATTCCTGATTGGTTCGTGGTTGAGCGACCGTTATTGCTTGTTCTGGACGAAATCAATCAAGGCTTGGATTATTTGATCGAAGGGAAAACGCTTGGAAGCAAACACGGGGAAATCCTCGATCGCTTCTCCGAAGTCTGTTTTGTTTGCGGCGCGAGTGGCGCAATTATTTCGGCAGAAGCAGAGATCCACCCCCGATCGATTGAACTGCTCAAAACGTACTCTCACTCAAAAAACGTTCGATATTTTCGACACTTTCGGCAGAATCAGCCGTGGGAAGTCACACTAGGGTCTGGAGACTTGAGCGGCTTTATCGACGGGATTCTTACCCCTGCGAGAAAGCTAATTGTCACCGACGCGCAAGCCAGTGGAAAGCGAATCGAGCGGCGTTTGGCGAGGGAATTCCCAGAGAAGAAGATTGTCCGAATTGACTCAGAAACGAATCGGGGCGGGTTTTTTGCCGAATTCTTTGACGATCCTAACGAGTGGCTAGAACAGAATCAGCCTGATTTTCTAATTTGCTCTCCTTCCGTTAAGACAGGCGTTTCGATTACTTGGGAAGGATTCGAGTCTGTTCACGGCTATTTTGTGGGCGCGATCGACCCGGACGGCTGGGCGCAAATGCTTGGTAGATATCGCCCGAACGTTCCCCGATTCGTGTGCTGTCCTAAGTTTGTTGTCACTTTTGGTGACGAATCTCTGATTTACCCACGGGCAATCGACCGCACACTCAATCAAACGAAACAGGCATTCTCAGCCCACTTTGCGATCGGAGCTTTAGCCGAAACCGACGATCGTAAAGTCGCGGTTTTAGTAGCGGCTCAATCCTATTACTCCGAGATGTCCGCCTTGCGAGGGGCACAGAAAGCAATCGCCCGTGAGTATCTAATCTCAGTGCTGACTGAAGCAGGGCACACAATCACGATCGAGGAGTGGGGCAAAAATTCAGACGAGCAGAAAGTTTTGAGCCAAATTCAAAACGAAATCGATACTGAAGACGCTCGAAAGTGGGCAGATTCTCCAGTGTGCGAGTCGATCGACGCGGCTCAGAAGATTCTGAGTTCAGAATGCAGTCTTGAGGACGAAATCAAAGCGTTGAAAACTCTATCCTGTGAACGATTTCCCGATATCGACTTTGACGATTTTGAGAATTGCTTGTGGATTTTGATCAAGCGGCGCGGCAAATTGGGACGAGGGGCAGAAATTCAGGCGGCGATCGAGAATATTGCTGCTACCAAGGAACTCGATCGCGAATCTATCGAGACGATTTGCCGTGACGAATTGGGCATGGTTCACCGACTGCCCAAACGATACGTCCGGGCGCAATTACTAAAACAAAGCGGGGTTCTCCAACTTGCCGATCGCGGCGTTGAATTCTCGAATTCTGATCCTCGCTGCATTGCGATTCAACAATGGGCAGTGAATCACGCGAAGCAGCTCCGATATTATTTTGGACTGACGATCGCACCCGAATACACCGACTCGAAAGGGCGCAAACAGCACACCCCCGTAGACGTTTGCGGCAAGCTGCTTAAGAAGATTGGTTTGAAGTCCGTGGCAATTCGGACTAAAGGCAAGCGCGGGGAACAAGAGCGCGTCTATACCGTGGCAATCGATCGCGTCTCCAAAAGTCATCAAGACACTGCTTGGGAGTATCGCGATAAAGCACTCGTAGCAGCGCGGGAACGATTAAGTTTGATTGTTCCGAGTGAAGATACTTCGACTGACGAAACACGGGCAGAATCGCCAAATCGCGCAGAATTGCAGAATCACAAAATTGAGTCAGAACAAGACTTTGAGCGATCGTATTCACAGGATTTCAGGAGGAGATCGGCATGA
- a CDS encoding hypothetical protein (conserved hypothetical protein;~similar to AA sequence:cyanobase_aa:LBDG_12610): MTQANTRFNSLEEYIEYDNRTDFHYELVDGALIEMPPERPINRKIASFLFAAFLRLGLSPNLIAIGTQIAITSRKVTAREPDFVVLSEECAIALDNAKSDIILSEMPAPALVVEVVSPGNPGSQNYDRDYVEKPREYAARGILEFWQIDPSRAVVNVLSLENGIYQSHSFRGRERVVSPAFPDLQLTAEQILQAG, translated from the coding sequence ATGACTCAAGCCAATACCCGATTCAACAGCCTTGAAGAATATATCGAATATGACAATCGGACAGATTTTCACTATGAGTTGGTTGATGGAGCACTAATAGAAATGCCCCCAGAAAGACCGATCAATCGCAAAATTGCTTCCTTCCTGTTTGCTGCATTTCTCAGGCTGGGACTGTCCCCAAACCTAATCGCGATCGGGACTCAGATTGCCATTACCAGCCGCAAGGTGACAGCGAGAGAACCTGATTTTGTTGTGCTGTCGGAAGAATGCGCGATCGCATTAGACAACGCAAAAAGCGACATCATTCTCTCAGAGATGCCAGCCCCAGCATTAGTAGTAGAAGTCGTTTCGCCAGGAAATCCTGGAAGCCAAAATTATGACCGCGACTACGTTGAAAAGCCTCGCGAATATGCTGCAAGAGGAATTCTTGAGTTTTGGCAGATTGATCCGAGTCGCGCCGTGGTGAATGTGCTGAGCCTAGAGAATGGTATTTATCAATCACATTCGTTTCGAGGCAGAGAGCGCGTCGTCTCTCCCGCTTTTCCAGATCTTCAACTCACGGCAGAGCAGATTTTGCAAGCAGGTTAG
- a CDS encoding integrase family protein (similar to AA sequence:cyanobase_aa:LBDG_01490), whose translation MNLDQLNARLKAAKLGVVVEARGKGSLLSLRAKLPPRTGTGEWYRQYIPLGIYSNPAGIKKANELAKELAGQLASREFRWDDWVEPDAPVSDTISAWIERYETEYFNRRSRTPKSETTWKTDYKQPFGQLPPDEPLTAEILRQSILETDPDTRNRQRRVDALGHLAKFAGIELEAKSLRGKYSPKRVNPRDLPTDQEISEWRDRINQENESWGYAFGLMACYGLRNHELFHIDLERLRESPVLSLTEDLHGGGKTGARRVWACYPEWWDKWHLWDTKLLPQVTGKTNAALGNRVTTAFARYGFHKPYNLRHAWAVRTIEFDIPVELSAQQMGHSLKTHSETYHHWISDDVHQRAFDRAMQRNDRPLPP comes from the coding sequence ATGAATCTAGATCAACTGAATGCCCGCTTAAAGGCGGCTAAACTTGGCGTGGTTGTAGAAGCTAGAGGTAAGGGATCTTTGCTATCCCTACGGGCGAAACTGCCACCGAGAACAGGTACAGGCGAATGGTATCGGCAATATATTCCGCTCGGAATTTACAGCAATCCCGCTGGAATCAAAAAAGCAAACGAACTGGCGAAAGAATTAGCGGGACAGCTTGCCTCTAGAGAATTCCGATGGGATGACTGGGTAGAGCCTGATGCACCCGTTTCTGACACGATTTCGGCATGGATCGAGCGCTATGAAACGGAGTACTTTAACCGTCGATCGCGGACTCCAAAATCTGAAACCACTTGGAAAACCGACTACAAGCAACCATTCGGACAACTCCCTCCAGATGAACCGCTAACGGCTGAAATCCTGCGTCAGTCGATTCTTGAGACTGATCCGGATACTCGCAACCGTCAAAGACGGGTAGATGCACTGGGACATCTGGCAAAGTTTGCAGGCATTGAGTTAGAGGCGAAATCATTGCGCGGCAAATACTCACCAAAACGAGTAAACCCGCGTGACTTGCCTACCGATCAGGAGATCTCCGAGTGGCGAGATCGCATCAATCAAGAAAATGAATCATGGGGTTATGCTTTCGGTCTAATGGCTTGCTATGGACTGCGGAATCATGAGCTATTCCACATTGACCTAGAACGGCTTAGAGAGTCCCCAGTTCTCAGCTTGACTGAAGACCTACACGGGGGCGGAAAGACGGGAGCGCGGCGAGTCTGGGCGTGTTACCCAGAATGGTGGGATAAATGGCACTTGTGGGATACCAAGCTGTTGCCACAGGTGACGGGGAAGACGAATGCAGCACTCGGAAACCGTGTGACGACTGCATTTGCTCGGTATGGATTCCATAAACCTTACAATCTGCGTCATGCTTGGGCAGTCCGAACGATCGAGTTTGATATTCCAGTCGAACTGTCAGCGCAACAGATGGGGCACTCTCTCAAGACTCACAGCGAGACTTATCATCATTGGATTTCTGATGATGTGCATCAACGGGCATTTGATCGAGCAATGCAGCGAAACGATCGACCGTTGCCACCGTGA
- a CDS encoding hypothetical protein (similar to AA sequence:cyanobase_aa:LBDG_27570), with the protein MSEKTWYFTAEAAIALDLPAKKLRSLCTSGMFKVGFHYRDVSPPNSKRPTLQFHVNRCSEQLNLPPEKRKSY; encoded by the coding sequence ATGAGCGAGAAAACTTGGTATTTCACGGCTGAGGCAGCGATCGCTCTTGATTTGCCTGCCAAAAAACTGAGAAGTTTATGCACATCGGGAATGTTTAAGGTTGGATTCCACTACCGCGATGTGAGTCCACCAAACTCAAAACGTCCTACGCTGCAATTCCATGTGAATCGATGCTCTGAGCAATTGAATCTGCCACCAGAGAAGCGCAAATCTTACTAA